One Staphylococcus simiae genomic region harbors:
- a CDS encoding aminoacyltransferase: MYFTLLTEQEYDNFINHHPAHFTQSIEQYRYRKQHNNDVHLVGVKDNNEVLAACLLSEARALKFFKYFYSHKGPVLDFSNASLVDCFFKGLTKYLKKQRTLFVSVDPYILESIRDADGHIIENFDNTNLINQLSKIGYQHQGYPIGYHQKSQIRWLSVLDIKGKSKEAILEDMSYQTRRNIKKTIEMGVQTTVLDISETERFYKLFKMAEERHNFKYRENPNQFFIEAQRMYPNNSMIKLAYIDLNKYLKQLNDKYETLTSQLQILSEKLLENPNSKKTKTQVNQLNDQLTSQNKKIAQTQQLMTTEGHILDLAAALYIFNKDEVYYLSSGSNPKFNQFMGAYALQWDMIQFAKDHDIPRYNFYGVTGDFSDSAEDLGVQQFKKGFNAHVEEYIGDFVKPIRPLFYKLYLTMNK, from the coding sequence ATGTATTTTACACTATTAACTGAGCAGGAATATGACAATTTCATTAATCATCACCCAGCTCATTTCACGCAATCTATTGAACAATATCGTTATAGAAAGCAACACAATAATGATGTTCATCTTGTAGGGGTTAAAGACAATAACGAAGTACTGGCTGCTTGCTTATTATCAGAAGCACGTGCTTTAAAGTTTTTTAAATATTTTTATTCTCATAAAGGACCTGTATTAGATTTCAGTAATGCATCACTTGTTGATTGCTTTTTCAAAGGATTAACTAAATATTTAAAGAAACAGCGTACACTTTTTGTCTCTGTCGATCCTTATATTTTAGAAAGTATTAGGGATGCTGATGGTCACATCATTGAAAACTTTGATAATACTAACCTCATCAATCAATTAAGTAAGATTGGCTACCAACACCAAGGTTATCCAATAGGTTATCATCAAAAGAGTCAAATACGCTGGCTATCCGTACTTGATATAAAAGGTAAAAGTAAAGAAGCAATTTTAGAAGATATGAGTTATCAAACACGTCGTAATATTAAAAAGACCATAGAAATGGGCGTTCAAACAACTGTACTTGATATTTCAGAAACTGAGCGTTTTTACAAATTATTTAAAATGGCCGAAGAACGTCATAATTTTAAATATCGTGAAAATCCTAATCAATTTTTTATTGAAGCACAGCGTATGTATCCAAACAATTCAATGATTAAATTAGCATACATCGATTTAAACAAATATTTAAAGCAATTGAATGATAAATATGAAACTTTAACATCACAACTACAAATTTTAAGTGAAAAATTATTAGAAAACCCAAATTCTAAAAAAACCAAAACACAAGTCAATCAACTGAATGACCAACTGACAAGCCAAAATAAAAAAATAGCCCAAACACAACAATTAATGACAACTGAAGGACATATATTAGATTTAGCAGCTGCTTTATATATCTTCAATAAAGATGAAGTCTATTACTTATCAAGCGGTTCCAACCCTAAATTCAATCAATTTATGGGAGCCTATGCTTTACAATGGGATATGATCCAATTTGCTAAAGATCATGACATCCCTCGTTATAATTTCTACGGAGTAACTGGTGATTTTAGTGACAGCGCTGAAGACCTGGGCGTACAACAATTTAAAAAAGGATTTAACGCCCATGTCGAAGAATACATTGGAGATTTTGTTAAGCCTATTCGTCCACTATTTTATAAATTATATTTAACAATGAACAAATAA
- a CDS encoding Cof-type HAD-IIB family hydrolase yields the protein MIKAIAVDMDGTFLDSSKQYDQKRFDKIYHELQERDILFIAASGNQYAKLKSIFGDRDMYFISENGAVIYKGNEIYNYKSFDRDVFQQVVDYLNVEQGIDNLVICGVKSAYILKDTATAFKEDTQFYYHQLEEIESLQALPEDDYVKIAFNINRQTHPNVDDEVSQQFNGDIKLVSSGHDSVDIIMPNMTKGQALKRLLDSWHMSASNLMAFGDANNDKDMLEFAEHSYVMENSQDPTLFDIAAHVAPSNDEQGVLTVIEQQVLKQ from the coding sequence ATGATTAAGGCAATTGCAGTAGACATGGATGGCACATTTTTAGATTCCAGCAAGCAATACGATCAGAAACGTTTCGACAAGATTTACCATGAACTTCAAGAAAGAGATATATTATTTATTGCAGCAAGCGGTAATCAATATGCTAAATTAAAATCAATTTTTGGTGACCGTGATATGTATTTTATTTCTGAGAATGGGGCAGTCATTTATAAAGGAAATGAGATATATAACTATAAAAGCTTTGATAGAGATGTATTTCAGCAAGTAGTCGATTATTTAAATGTTGAGCAAGGCATCGACAATTTAGTCATTTGTGGAGTGAAAAGTGCTTATATATTAAAAGATACAGCGACGGCATTTAAAGAAGATACACAATTTTATTATCATCAATTAGAGGAAATTGAATCATTACAAGCGTTGCCTGAAGATGATTATGTCAAAATAGCATTTAATATTAATCGTCAAACACACCCAAACGTTGATGACGAGGTCAGTCAACAATTTAATGGTGACATCAAGTTAGTGTCAAGTGGTCATGATAGTGTAGATATTATTATGCCAAATATGACGAAAGGTCAAGCATTAAAGAGATTGCTAGATAGTTGGCATATGTCTGCATCTAATTTAATGGCTTTTGGTGATGCGAATAACGATAAAGACATGTTAGAATTTGCTGAACATAGTTACGTAATGGAAAATAGTCAAGATCCAACACTATTTGATATTGCAGCACATGTAGCGCCAAGTAATGATGAACAAGGCGTCTTAACAGTGATTGAACAGCAAGTACTTAAGCAATAA
- the srtA gene encoding sortase — MKKWTNRLITIVGVVLILIAVYLFAKPHIDNYLHDKDNDKKIENYDKKVSQEQNKKEQPQISKDKSQIAGYIEVPDADIKEPVYPGPATPEQLNRGVSFAEGDESLSDQNISIAGHTFLDRPHYQFTNLKAAKKGSKVYFKVGNEMRKYKMTSIRDVDPTDVKVLDEHKGEKNQLTLITCDNYNEKTGVWETRKIFVAKEIK, encoded by the coding sequence ATGAAAAAATGGACAAATCGATTAATTACAATTGTTGGCGTTGTACTTATCTTGATAGCGGTATATTTATTTGCTAAGCCACATATTGATAATTACTTACATGATAAAGATAATGACAAGAAAATTGAAAACTATGATAAAAAGGTATCACAAGAACAAAATAAAAAAGAGCAACCACAGATATCAAAAGATAAATCACAAATTGCAGGTTATATTGAAGTGCCTGATGCAGACATTAAAGAGCCAGTTTATCCTGGACCAGCAACACCTGAACAATTAAATCGTGGTGTAAGCTTTGCAGAGGGTGACGAGTCACTTAGTGATCAAAATATTTCTATTGCAGGACATACATTCCTTGATCGTCCACACTATCAGTTTACAAATTTAAAAGCAGCTAAAAAAGGTAGTAAAGTTTACTTTAAAGTTGGTAATGAAATGCGTAAATATAAGATGACAAGTATTAGAGATGTTGATCCAACAGATGTTAAAGTATTGGATGAACATAAAGGTGAGAAAAATCAACTAACATTAATTACATGTGATAATTACAATGAGAAAACGGGTGTTTGGGAAACACGTAAAATATTTGTCGCTAAAGAAATAAAATAA
- a CDS encoding GNAT family N-acetyltransferase yields the protein MIRQACNDDLPYILNIYNDAIINTTAVYTYDAQTLEERQTWFNNKTQAKEPVFVYLHNNQVVGFATYGPFRNWPAYQYTVEHSIYVDPTAKGQGIATKLLQHLIQYATDAGYRMMIAGIDASNEASINLHHKFNFNYAGTLSHVGYKFDRWLDLAFYQLDLAK from the coding sequence ATGATTCGACAAGCATGTAATGATGACTTACCATACATATTAAATATATATAATGATGCTATTATTAATACAACAGCTGTTTATACATATGATGCACAAACACTTGAAGAACGTCAAACCTGGTTTAACAATAAAACACAGGCTAAAGAGCCTGTGTTCGTTTACCTACACAATAATCAAGTTGTCGGATTTGCTACTTATGGTCCTTTTAGAAATTGGCCAGCATATCAATATACAGTTGAACATTCTATTTATGTCGATCCCACAGCTAAAGGTCAAGGTATTGCAACTAAACTATTACAACACTTGATTCAATATGCTACTGATGCAGGTTATCGTATGATGATTGCAGGTATTGATGCATCGAATGAAGCAAGTATTAATTTGCATCATAAATTCAACTTTAATTATGCAGGTACTTTATCACATGTTGGTTATAAATTTGATCGTTGGTTAGACTTAGCATTTTATCAATTAGATTTAGCCAAATAA
- the sdaAA gene encoding L-serine ammonia-lyase, iron-sulfur-dependent, subunit alpha, translating into MFDSIRETIDYSVEHNISFADMMIQEEMELSGRSREEVREQMHQNLEVMRDAVEKGTTGDGVESVTGYTGHDAAKLRDYNETHHALSGYEMIEAVKGAVATNEVNAAMGIICATPTAGSSGTIPGALFKLEKTHNLTEDQMIDFLFTASLFGRVVANNASVAGATGGCQAEVGSASAMAAAAAVSIFGGTPEASGHAMALAISNLLGLVCDPVAGLVEIPCVMRNAIGSGNALISADLALAGIESRIPVDEVIGAMDRVGRNLPASLRETGLGGLAGTPTGEAIKRKIFGDAEEFVKNN; encoded by the coding sequence ATGTTTGATTCAATCAGAGAGACAATAGATTACTCTGTAGAGCATAACATTTCATTTGCGGATATGATGATCCAAGAAGAGATGGAATTAAGTGGTAGATCGCGTGAAGAAGTACGTGAGCAAATGCATCAAAACTTAGAAGTTATGCGTGATGCTGTTGAAAAAGGGACAACAGGTGATGGTGTTGAAAGTGTTACAGGATATACTGGTCACGATGCAGCTAAATTACGTGACTATAATGAAACGCATCATGCTTTATCTGGTTATGAAATGATCGAGGCAGTAAAAGGTGCTGTAGCGACTAACGAAGTCAATGCAGCTATGGGAATTATATGTGCAACACCAACAGCAGGATCATCAGGAACAATACCTGGTGCATTATTCAAATTAGAAAAAACACATAACTTAACAGAAGATCAAATGATTGATTTCTTATTTACAGCATCATTATTTGGTAGAGTTGTAGCAAATAACGCGAGTGTTGCTGGTGCTACAGGTGGTTGCCAAGCAGAAGTTGGTTCAGCATCAGCAATGGCAGCAGCGGCAGCTGTATCAATTTTTGGAGGTACACCAGAAGCATCTGGACATGCAATGGCATTAGCAATCAGTAACTTATTAGGATTAGTTTGTGATCCTGTAGCAGGTTTAGTTGAAATACCTTGCGTGATGAGAAATGCGATTGGTTCAGGAAATGCATTAATATCAGCTGACTTAGCGTTGGCAGGTATTGAAAGTAGAATACCAGTCGATGAAGTGATTGGCGCAATGGATAGAGTAGGTAGAAATTTACCAGCTTCATTACGTGAAACAGGACTTGGTGGATTAGCCGGTACACCAACAGGTGAAGCGATTAAACGTAAAATTTTTGGTGATGCTGAAGAATTCGTTAAAAATAATTAA
- the sdaAB gene encoding L-serine ammonia-lyase, iron-sulfur-dependent subunit beta — protein sequence MAKSYDYQSAFDIIGPVMMGPSSSHTAGAVKIGNAAREILGDIPKKLEIHYYESFAKTHQGHGTDVAIVGGAMGYSTFDNRIKSALDIAADDGIDIDIIEEEGDSIGQHPNCAYLKSTREDGRYIEVIGISIGGGTIKIKGIHINGLSVDLNNGLPILVFDGAITKSQTNHLINHINDLKIDYREELVKTSEDNSLVVLPLNKAISESTLDQLQDKYSNLTVSYIN from the coding sequence TTGGCTAAAAGTTATGATTACCAAAGTGCGTTCGATATTATCGGTCCTGTTATGATGGGACCTTCAAGTTCACATACAGCAGGAGCCGTTAAGATAGGTAATGCTGCACGTGAAATATTAGGTGACATACCTAAAAAATTAGAAATACATTATTATGAGTCATTTGCCAAAACACATCAAGGGCATGGTACTGATGTAGCAATTGTAGGTGGTGCTATGGGTTACTCAACATTTGATAATCGAATTAAGTCAGCACTAGACATTGCGGCAGATGATGGCATTGATATAGATATTATTGAAGAAGAAGGAGACAGTATTGGTCAACATCCAAACTGTGCTTATTTAAAGTCAACGCGTGAAGATGGACGATATATTGAAGTCATTGGTATTTCTATTGGTGGCGGTACAATCAAAATTAAAGGTATCCATATCAATGGTTTAAGTGTCGATTTAAATAATGGCTTGCCTATTTTAGTGTTTGATGGTGCCATCACTAAATCACAAACAAATCACTTAATTAATCACATTAATGATCTTAAAATTGATTATAGAGAAGAATTAGTTAAAACAAGTGAAGATAACAGTTTAGTTGTATTACCTTTAAATAAAGCAATCTCAGAATCAACATTAGATCAATTACAAGACAAATACAGTAACTTAACCGTTTCCTATATAAATTAA
- a CDS encoding PTS fructose transporter subunit IIC, whose protein sequence is MDILLGVGTLVMVLVIMTLFLKYAPYGKQGLQALSGAACATFLPQAFLSYAIGGVFDIKFLQDIGDLAGSLSGIAVGILTCLNLGVAPVFAVIVGLVLHDFKLLPAFIAAYAVAFVIKWIEKKVPEGLDLIVVILFAPAIAFLLASVITPGVMATLKQIGSAVTAVGDNNPYALAVILGLVIPVTGMTPLSSMVLTSLLGLTGVPMAIGALTCTGSSFVNFVLFRKLHIGGPSKAFAVGIEPLTQIDLIARYPLQLYGTNAIVGVVNACIVTFSGLVIGVKGMATPIAGAIVLFGFNDAVRSIITIIIVIIVSILLAYMIGTMINKFNLMNINVKTPSKKNHVKGSV, encoded by the coding sequence ATGGATATTCTGTTAGGTGTTGGAACCTTAGTCATGGTATTGGTCATCATGACATTATTCTTAAAGTACGCACCATACGGCAAGCAAGGACTTCAAGCATTATCCGGTGCAGCTTGTGCGACATTTTTACCACAAGCATTTCTTAGTTACGCTATAGGTGGCGTATTTGATATTAAATTCCTGCAAGATATTGGAGATTTAGCAGGTAGTTTAAGTGGTATTGCTGTAGGTATTTTGACTTGTCTCAATTTAGGTGTGGCACCTGTATTTGCTGTCATCGTTGGGCTAGTATTACATGATTTTAAATTATTACCAGCATTCATTGCAGCATACGCGGTTGCTTTTGTGATTAAATGGATTGAAAAGAAAGTACCAGAAGGATTGGACTTAATTGTAGTTATTTTATTTGCACCTGCAATTGCCTTCTTACTTGCTTCAGTTATTACACCTGGTGTGATGGCAACGTTGAAACAAATTGGTAGTGCTGTTACAGCAGTTGGTGACAACAATCCATATGCATTGGCAGTTATCTTAGGACTCGTTATACCAGTAACGGGAATGACACCATTAAGTTCAATGGTACTGACAAGTTTACTTGGACTTACAGGTGTTCCAATGGCAATAGGTGCCTTAACTTGTACGGGAAGTTCATTCGTAAACTTTGTCTTATTCCGCAAGTTACACATAGGAGGACCTTCCAAAGCATTTGCTGTTGGAATTGAACCATTAACGCAAATTGATTTAATTGCGCGTTATCCATTACAACTTTATGGTACAAACGCTATTGTCGGTGTAGTAAATGCGTGTATCGTCACTTTCAGTGGTTTAGTTATAGGTGTCAAAGGTATGGCAACGCCTATAGCAGGTGCGATTGTGTTGTTCGGATTTAACGATGCAGTAAGATCAATTATTACTATAATTATCGTCATTATTGTTAGTATTTTATTAGCATATATGATTGGTACAATGATAAATAAATTTAACTTGATGAATATCAACGTTAAGACACCAAGTAAAAAGAATCATGTTAAAGGGAGTGTTTAA
- a CDS encoding EamA family transporter: protein MYNQSSLRLKGIILAIIGACLWGLGGTVSDYLFKYQNINIDWYVTARLMVSGVFLLAIAKILNPKQSIFVVFQQPRMLFKLLVYSLLGMLIVQYAYMASINTGNAAIATLLQYIAPVYIIIWFVLRGHAKLTLFDILAVIMTLVGTFLLLTNGSLSNLVVNPASLFWGILAGVALAFYTIYPTELLSRFGSILIVGWAMLISGVMMNLRHPIWQVHVAHWNIATILFLLFGILGGTALAFYLFIDSLQYLSAKETTLFGTIEPVVAIIASSVWLHIAFKPFQVIGIVLIMVLILLLSLKRQPKPDSD from the coding sequence ATGTATAATCAATCATCATTACGTCTAAAAGGCATCATTTTAGCCATTATTGGTGCTTGTTTGTGGGGATTAGGAGGCACTGTATCCGATTATTTATTTAAATATCAAAATATCAATATAGATTGGTATGTCACTGCAAGGTTAATGGTCAGTGGTGTGTTTTTATTGGCTATTGCTAAAATATTAAATCCTAAGCAATCAATATTCGTTGTCTTTCAACAACCTCGTATGTTATTTAAATTGCTAGTCTATAGTTTATTGGGAATGTTAATCGTACAATATGCCTATATGGCGTCTATCAATACTGGCAATGCAGCAATTGCTACTCTATTACAATACATTGCTCCTGTTTATATCATTATTTGGTTTGTCTTGAGAGGTCATGCTAAATTAACGTTGTTTGATATTTTAGCTGTCATCATGACTTTAGTTGGGACATTTTTATTATTAACTAATGGCTCATTATCTAATCTCGTCGTTAATCCTGCAAGTTTATTTTGGGGTATATTAGCTGGGGTTGCATTAGCATTTTATACCATTTATCCAACGGAATTGTTGAGTCGTTTTGGTTCAATTTTAATTGTTGGTTGGGCGATGCTTATTTCCGGGGTTATGATGAATTTAAGACATCCAATTTGGCAAGTTCATGTAGCACACTGGAACATTGCAACGATACTATTTCTATTATTTGGTATCTTAGGTGGAACGGCACTTGCTTTTTATTTGTTTATTGATAGCCTACAATATCTTTCTGCCAAAGAGACAACATTGTTTGGCACAATAGAACCTGTAGTTGCCATTATTGCTAGTAGCGTCTGGCTACATATTGCATTTAAGCCATTTCAAGTTATTGGTATTGTTTTAATTATGGTTCTCATTTTATTACTATCTTTAAAAAGACAACCTAAACCAGATAGCGATTAA
- a CDS encoding alpha/beta hydrolase fold domain-containing protein has protein sequence MKRKKTAFSLAFLVAAYAHIKIREKRSVKSFVLEQIIRLAGMKKTFASQQKAQQALADMAPLTKGEYKGTDYHFTSPVTKEKMFGSTVYILNDQHHKQQQTVLYLHGGAWFQDPLVEHFEFVDEMAQILRAKVIMPIYPKIPHHDYKATNELITNLYQQALKEVDNPEQLIVMGDSAGGQIALSFAQLLKQQQLPQPGHIILISPVLDATMRHPEIPKYLKKDPMLGVEGTQYLVRQWAGDTALEDYRISPINGDVDGLGRITLTAGTKEILFPDAVNLSQLLSAKGIDHDFIPGHYQFHIYPVFNIPERQRFIYQLKTILNK, from the coding sequence ATGAAGAGAAAAAAAACAGCCTTTAGTTTAGCGTTTTTAGTTGCAGCATATGCACATATTAAAATCCGAGAAAAAAGAAGTGTTAAAAGTTTTGTCCTAGAGCAAATAATTCGTTTGGCTGGAATGAAAAAGACTTTTGCTTCGCAGCAAAAAGCCCAACAAGCTTTAGCTGATATGGCACCATTAACGAAAGGTGAATACAAAGGTACAGATTATCATTTTACGTCACCAGTTACTAAAGAAAAAATGTTTGGCTCTACAGTATATATACTTAATGATCAACATCATAAGCAACAACAAACAGTGTTATATTTACATGGTGGTGCATGGTTCCAAGATCCATTAGTTGAACATTTTGAATTTGTAGATGAAATGGCTCAAATATTGAGAGCTAAAGTAATCATGCCCATTTATCCTAAAATACCTCACCACGACTACAAAGCAACAAATGAATTAATAACAAACCTTTATCAACAAGCGTTAAAAGAGGTTGATAATCCTGAACAATTAATAGTGATGGGAGATTCAGCAGGTGGTCAAATTGCATTATCATTTGCTCAATTATTAAAACAACAGCAATTACCACAACCTGGCCACATCATTCTTATTTCACCAGTGTTAGATGCAACAATGCGTCATCCAGAAATTCCTAAATACTTGAAAAAAGATCCGATGCTTGGTGTTGAAGGTACACAATACTTAGTACGACAATGGGCTGGCGATACAGCGCTAGAAGATTATCGTATTTCACCTATAAATGGAGATGTAGATGGTTTAGGTCGCATTACTTTAACAGCCGGTACTAAAGAAATTTTATTCCCTGATGCTGTTAATTTATCTCAATTATTGAGCGCTAAAGGCATCGACCATGATTTCATTCCTGGACATTACCAATTTCACATTTATCCGGTATTTAACATTCCGGAAAGACAACGTTTTATTTACCAATTAAAGACAATTTTAAATAAATAA
- a CDS encoding thioredoxin family protein: protein MVNQLNSVDEFKVFIQQYPLTVVHVMRDNCSVCHAVLPQIQDLMSNYPNVPLGVINQSHVEDIAGELNIFTVPVDLIFMDGKEMHRQGRFIDMQRFEHYLKQMNDSLTEQ from the coding sequence ATGGTTAACCAACTTAATAGTGTTGATGAATTTAAAGTATTTATACAACAGTATCCATTAACTGTTGTACATGTTATGCGCGATAATTGTAGTGTCTGTCATGCTGTATTACCTCAAATTCAAGATTTAATGTCGAATTATCCTAATGTACCTTTAGGTGTCATCAATCAAAGTCATGTTGAAGACATTGCAGGGGAGCTTAATATTTTCACTGTACCGGTAGATTTGATTTTTATGGATGGCAAAGAAATGCATCGTCAAGGACGCTTTATTGATATGCAACGATTTGAACACTACTTAAAACAAATGAATGACAGTTTGACTGAACAATAA
- a CDS encoding acyl-CoA thioesterase — translation MAEEGKLVAQKDIEVNGYDIDAMGIVSNIVYIRWFEDLRTVFINQHMNYSEMMSQHMSPILMKTEVEYKTPITIHDKPIGRCYLIQASKMKWIFKFEIVSEGTVHCIGYQTGGFLDLERQKIMKMPQVFQDILK, via the coding sequence ATGGCTGAAGAAGGAAAATTAGTAGCACAAAAAGATATTGAAGTGAATGGCTATGATATTGATGCCATGGGAATTGTAAGTAATATCGTCTATATTCGATGGTTTGAAGATTTAAGAACAGTCTTCATTAATCAACATATGAATTATTCAGAAATGATGTCACAACACATGTCACCAATTTTAATGAAGACAGAAGTGGAATATAAGACGCCGATTACGATTCATGATAAACCGATAGGTCGATGTTACTTAATTCAAGCTAGTAAAATGAAATGGATTTTCAAATTTGAAATTGTTTCTGAAGGAACAGTACATTGTATTGGCTATCAAACAGGTGGATTTCTTGATTTAGAACGTCAAAAAATTATGAAAATGCCACAAGTGTTTCAAGATATTTTGAAGTAA
- a CDS encoding CPBP family intramembrane glutamic endopeptidase yields the protein MTINKQQDNKYDKSLWQRILQLVIVILLAIVIQIPLLIAMIYLSVSYKYNDVINILVSIGIMITGIGLCWLLRKYYRIKGYRKIQHKFKGKDVLINIGFVFLAFISSILNSLLIKTFNHQENTRNGEMIAENTSILGDQVHLPHISIVIVVVLCISVITPYLEELVYRGILTEAVFKPGIFWLPFIVSSAIFAMFHNPRTIFEFSLYFCMGIVFYLAYKRRGNIRDSMMVHMINNFTVTLPIIIIYIGILMK from the coding sequence ATGACGATTAATAAGCAACAAGATAATAAATATGATAAATCATTGTGGCAAAGAATACTTCAATTAGTCATTGTGATTTTATTAGCAATAGTCATTCAAATTCCATTATTGATTGCAATGATCTATCTTTCAGTATCGTATAAGTATAATGATGTTATTAATATATTAGTGAGTATCGGAATTATGATTACTGGTATAGGTCTATGTTGGCTATTACGCAAATACTACCGAATTAAAGGTTATCGCAAAATCCAACATAAATTTAAAGGTAAAGACGTATTAATTAATATTGGATTTGTATTCTTAGCATTTATTTCTTCAATATTAAATTCTTTGTTAATCAAAACGTTTAATCATCAAGAGAACACAAGAAATGGCGAAATGATAGCAGAAAATACTAGTATATTAGGTGATCAGGTACATTTACCACATATTAGTATTGTTATTGTGGTTGTCTTATGTATTTCAGTTATAACACCATACCTAGAAGAATTAGTTTATAGAGGTATATTAACAGAAGCAGTATTTAAACCAGGCATATTTTGGTTACCATTCATAGTATCATCTGCAATTTTTGCTATGTTCCACAATCCTAGAACAATTTTTGAATTTTCACTTTATTTCTGTATGGGAATTGTCTTTTATTTAGCATATAAACGACGAGGTAACATTAGAGATAGTATGATGGTGCATATGATAAACAATTTTACTGTAACATTACCGATTATCATTATTTATATTGGTATATTAATGAAATAG
- a CDS encoding DUF2812 domain-containing protein, whose translation MKKVHKLFTVLEFEKEECWLNEMADAGYALVKVRPLTYYFERTDRQYDIRLDYLPRKRQGYIQFLVDMNIHYIGKMFGWGYFAKERGPEEEPFELHSDINSKLSIWQNIVWLMTSVILILLINIIILTTIALFQSATSTLTVSISMIIALSLIVIEIIGLGIILFKALKHRRNLQNKTYFEE comes from the coding sequence ATGAAAAAAGTTCATAAGTTATTTACTGTATTAGAGTTTGAAAAAGAAGAGTGTTGGCTTAATGAAATGGCTGATGCTGGATATGCATTAGTTAAAGTAAGACCGTTAACTTATTACTTTGAACGTACAGATAGACAATATGATATTCGTTTAGATTATTTACCAAGAAAAAGACAAGGCTACATTCAATTTTTAGTAGATATGAATATACATTACATTGGTAAAATGTTTGGTTGGGGATATTTTGCTAAAGAGAGAGGGCCAGAAGAAGAACCATTTGAACTTCACTCAGATATTAACTCTAAATTGAGTATTTGGCAGAATATTGTTTGGTTAATGACAAGTGTTATTTTAATATTATTAATTAATATCATTATATTAACGACAATAGCGCTATTTCAAAGTGCGACTAGTACGCTAACGGTATCAATATCAATGATTATAGCTTTATCATTAATTGTTATAGAAATCATTGGTCTAGGAATAATATTATTTAAAGCTTTAAAACATAGAAGGAATTTACAAAATAAAACATATTTCGAGGAGTGA
- a CDS encoding PadR family transcriptional regulator, whose protein sequence is MKGNQVLTEAVFYILLSLQQPLHGYGIIQYVAELSNDRVKLAPGTLYGALNTLLNKQWIKLVKEEHIKSKKEYLITAQGMEALKNEMARLKELVTNGEMILMEEI, encoded by the coding sequence ATGAAAGGCAATCAAGTACTGACAGAAGCTGTGTTTTATATTTTATTATCATTACAACAACCATTACATGGTTATGGCATCATTCAATATGTTGCAGAATTATCTAATGATAGAGTTAAACTTGCACCGGGAACATTATATGGCGCATTAAATACATTGTTAAATAAACAGTGGATTAAATTAGTTAAAGAGGAACATATTAAAAGTAAAAAAGAGTACTTAATAACGGCTCAAGGAATGGAAGCATTAAAAAATGAGATGGCAAGACTTAAAGAGTTAGTTACTAATGGTGAAATGATTCTGATGGAGGAAATCTAA